One window from the genome of Pedococcus badiiscoriae encodes:
- a CDS encoding ABC transporter permease, translated as MNVHRTLVTAGRVLAQLRADHRTIGLMLVVPCVLIGLLAWIFNGTPVFDGLGAPLLGVFPFVVMFIVTSVATLRERTSGTLERLLTTPMGKGDFMFGYALAFGVMAILQALIATAFAVYVCGLDVAGPLWLLVVVAVLDALLGTAVGLLASGFARTEFQAVQFMPAFVLPQFLLCGLLVARDGLPDVLRWLSDVLPLSYAVDAMKSVTSSATPGAAVAGDAAVIGLWVLVALVLGSLTLRRRTA; from the coding sequence ATGAACGTCCACCGCACTCTCGTCACAGCCGGCCGGGTCCTGGCCCAGCTGCGCGCCGACCACCGGACCATCGGGCTCATGCTCGTCGTCCCCTGCGTGCTGATCGGCCTGCTGGCCTGGATCTTCAACGGCACCCCGGTCTTCGACGGGCTCGGGGCGCCGCTGCTGGGCGTGTTCCCCTTCGTGGTGATGTTCATCGTCACGAGCGTCGCGACCTTGCGCGAGCGGACCTCCGGGACCCTCGAGCGCCTGCTCACCACCCCGATGGGCAAGGGCGACTTCATGTTCGGCTACGCCCTCGCGTTCGGGGTGATGGCGATCCTGCAGGCCCTCATCGCCACGGCGTTCGCGGTGTACGTGTGCGGCCTGGACGTCGCCGGACCCTTGTGGCTGCTCGTGGTGGTGGCCGTGCTCGACGCCCTGCTCGGGACCGCGGTGGGCCTACTCGCGAGCGGTTTCGCGCGCACCGAGTTCCAGGCGGTCCAGTTCATGCCGGCGTTCGTGCTGCCGCAGTTCCTGCTGTGCGGGCTGCTCGTGGCCCGCGACGGTCTCCCCGACGTCCTGCGCTGGCTCTCCGACGTGCTCCCCCTGTCGTATGCCGTGGACGCCATGAAGTCCGTCACCTCCAGTGCCACTCCCGGAGCCGCCGTCGCCGGTGACGCGGCAGTCATCGGTCTGTGGGTGCTCGTCGCCCTGGTCCTGGGCAGCCTGACCCTGCGTCGCCGCACCGCCTGA
- a CDS encoding ABC transporter ATP-binding protein codes for MMKNAIEITDLRVVRGGREVLPGLTMSVPAGQVVGLLGPSGSGKSTLIRAVVGVQVVESGDVMVLGEPAGSPSLRHRIGYVTQIPSVYDDLSVRANVRYFASILGVAMSAADEAIEAVDLADHADSLVGRLSGGQRSRVSLAAALVGDPELLVLDEPTVGLDPVLRRDLWQLFKRLAAQGRSLLVSSHVMDEASRCDRLLLLREGRILADETLPELLARTGADDAEHAFLSLIDRAEEAAR; via the coding sequence ATGATGAAAAACGCCATCGAGATCACGGACCTCCGGGTGGTGCGCGGCGGTCGTGAGGTGTTGCCCGGCCTGACCATGTCGGTCCCCGCGGGGCAGGTGGTCGGGCTGCTCGGCCCCAGCGGTAGCGGCAAGTCGACGCTGATCCGGGCGGTCGTGGGGGTCCAGGTCGTGGAGTCCGGCGACGTCATGGTGCTGGGGGAGCCCGCAGGCTCGCCGTCGCTGCGCCACCGCATCGGGTACGTCACCCAGATCCCCAGCGTCTATGACGACCTGTCGGTACGGGCCAACGTGCGCTACTTCGCCAGCATCCTGGGCGTGGCGATGTCAGCGGCCGACGAGGCCATCGAGGCGGTCGACCTCGCCGACCATGCCGACTCGCTCGTGGGACGACTCTCCGGGGGGCAGCGGTCGCGGGTGTCGCTCGCGGCGGCCCTCGTCGGCGACCCCGAGCTGCTGGTCCTCGACGAACCCACCGTCGGGCTCGACCCGGTGCTGCGGCGTGACCTGTGGCAGCTGTTCAAACGCCTTGCAGCGCAAGGACGTTCGCTGCTGGTCTCGAGCCACGTGATGGACGAGGCGAGCCGTTGCGACCGGCTGCTCCTGCTTCGCGAGGGCCGGATCCTCGCCGACGAGACGCTGCCTGAGCTGCTCGCCCGCACCGGAGCCGATGACGCCGAGCACGCGTTCCTGTCCCTGATCGACCGCGCCGAGGAGGCCGCCCGATGA
- a CDS encoding TetR family transcriptional regulator yields MDTRQAIVEAARVDFADQGYDGTSLRGIARRAAVDPALVHHYFGGKAQLFAAVMDIPADPAALIGAVVDGPRDQVGEALVRTFLGVWDSQEGRQRFQALMRAAVSHEEATRMLREFLTREVFGRVLGALAADGHRPADLELRAGLAASQMVGLAMMRYIVEFPAVVDADHDELAALVGPTIQRYLAP; encoded by the coding sequence GTGGACACGAGGCAGGCCATCGTCGAGGCGGCCAGGGTGGACTTCGCCGACCAGGGGTACGACGGCACCTCGCTGCGCGGCATCGCCCGCCGGGCGGCGGTCGACCCGGCCCTGGTGCACCACTACTTCGGTGGCAAGGCCCAGCTCTTCGCAGCGGTGATGGACATCCCGGCCGACCCGGCGGCCCTGATCGGCGCCGTCGTCGACGGGCCCCGGGACCAGGTGGGCGAGGCGCTGGTGCGGACCTTCCTGGGCGTGTGGGACTCCCAGGAAGGTCGGCAGCGATTCCAGGCCCTCATGCGTGCCGCGGTCAGCCACGAGGAGGCGACCCGGATGCTGCGTGAGTTCCTGACCCGCGAGGTGTTCGGCAGGGTGCTCGGGGCGCTGGCAGCCGACGGCCACCGCCCGGCCGACCTCGAGCTGCGGGCAGGCCTGGCGGCCTCCCAGATGGTGGGCCTGGCGATGATGCGCTACATCGTCGAGTTCCCCGCCGTGGTGGACGCGGACCACGACGAGCTGGCCGCCCTCGTCGGCCCAACCATCCAGCGCTACCTCGCTCCGTAG
- a CDS encoding sugar phosphate isomerase/epimerase family protein, translated as MAGAVSIPGASVALSTASVYPDTCASAFATAARLGYDAVEVMVWTDPVSQEAGALAALSRLHGIPVVSVHAPTLLLTQRIWGPDPWTKVDNSIALAQEVGASTVVLHPPFRWQKEYASEFVEGVALREHETGVALAVENMFPWRARQREFEAYLPHWDPVPQAYDHVTLDLSHTSTAGSDAMAMAAALGPRLAHVHLADGLGSLKDEHLVPGRGTQPCAEFLEMLAVQRFSGSVVVEVGTRKLTAEEREVDLAEALAFARLHLATASAVGAP; from the coding sequence ATGGCCGGAGCCGTGTCGATCCCAGGAGCCTCGGTCGCCCTCTCGACCGCCTCGGTGTATCCCGACACCTGTGCCTCGGCCTTCGCCACGGCGGCTCGGCTCGGCTATGACGCCGTCGAGGTGATGGTCTGGACCGACCCGGTCTCGCAGGAGGCGGGGGCGCTGGCCGCGCTGTCCCGGCTGCACGGCATACCCGTCGTGTCCGTGCACGCGCCCACGCTGTTGCTCACCCAGCGCATCTGGGGGCCGGACCCGTGGACGAAGGTCGACAACTCGATCGCGCTGGCCCAGGAGGTGGGCGCGTCGACGGTGGTGCTGCACCCGCCGTTCCGCTGGCAGAAGGAGTACGCCAGCGAGTTCGTCGAGGGCGTGGCGCTGCGCGAGCACGAGACCGGGGTGGCGCTGGCCGTCGAGAACATGTTCCCCTGGCGCGCCCGACAGCGGGAGTTCGAGGCCTACCTGCCGCACTGGGACCCGGTGCCGCAGGCCTACGACCACGTGACCCTCGACCTGTCGCACACCTCGACGGCGGGCTCCGACGCCATGGCCATGGCCGCGGCACTCGGGCCGCGCCTCGCGCACGTCCACCTCGCGGATGGGCTCGGGTCCCTCAAGGACGAGCACCTCGTCCCCGGACGTGGCACCCAGCCCTGCGCGGAGTTCCTGGAGATGCTTGCGGTGCAACGGTTCTCCGGTTCCGTCGTCGTGGAGGTCGGGACCCGCAAGCTGACGGCCGAGGAGCGCGAGGTCGACCTCGCTGAGGCCTTGGCTTTCGCCCGACTGCACCTGGCCACCGCGTCGGCGGTGGGCGCGCCGTGA
- a CDS encoding Ppx/GppA phosphatase family protein, translating to MRLGVIDIGSNTVHLLVVDAHRGAQPLPATSHKIELRLSEHVTDSGDIAESGEAALIEFIQECLTVAEDQGVEEVMAFATSAIREAPNGEDVLARVRARTGVALQVLSGEDEARLTFLAARRWFGWSSGTLLVVDIGGGSLELAAGMDEDPDAAVSLPLGAGRLTRDLLPGDPPTAEVVRDARRAIRLRLAAAVRPLAKAGAADRAVGTSKTMRSLARVTGAAPSSDGPYAARSLERSALASVVAELSGMTAHQRERLSGVSASRSRQLLAGALVAEAAMDLLGLERLEICPWALREGVILSRLDAMR from the coding sequence ATGCGTCTCGGGGTCATCGACATCGGCTCCAACACCGTCCACCTGCTCGTCGTCGACGCGCACCGGGGCGCCCAGCCGCTGCCCGCCACGTCGCACAAGATCGAGCTTCGGCTCTCCGAGCACGTCACCGACAGCGGTGACATCGCCGAGTCGGGCGAGGCCGCCCTGATCGAGTTCATCCAGGAGTGCCTGACGGTCGCCGAGGACCAGGGCGTCGAGGAGGTGATGGCCTTCGCCACCAGCGCGATCCGCGAGGCACCGAACGGTGAGGACGTGCTGGCCCGGGTGCGAGCGCGGACCGGAGTGGCCCTCCAGGTGCTGTCCGGCGAGGACGAGGCGCGGCTGACCTTCCTGGCCGCGCGCCGCTGGTTCGGCTGGTCGAGCGGCACGCTGCTCGTCGTGGACATCGGCGGTGGGTCGCTCGAGCTCGCTGCCGGCATGGACGAGGACCCCGACGCCGCGGTGTCGCTGCCCCTGGGGGCCGGGCGGCTGACGCGCGACCTCCTCCCGGGTGACCCACCCACGGCCGAGGTGGTCCGGGACGCCCGCAGGGCCATCCGGCTGCGGCTCGCCGCGGCCGTGCGACCGCTGGCCAAGGCCGGCGCCGCGGACCGTGCCGTGGGCACCTCCAAGACCATGCGTTCGCTCGCCCGGGTCACCGGCGCGGCGCCGAGCAGCGACGGCCCGTATGCCGCGCGGAGCCTCGAGCGCAGCGCCCTCGCCTCGGTCGTGGCCGAGCTCAGTGGGATGACCGCCCACCAGCGGGAGCGCTTGTCAGGCGTCTCTGCCAGCCGCTCCCGACAGCTGCTCGCGGGCGCTCTCGTGGCTGAGGCGGCGATGGACCTACTCGGCCTGGAGCGCCTCGAGATCTGCCCGTGGGCACTGCGTGAAGGCGTGATCCTCAGCAGGCTCGACGCGATGCGCTGA